One genomic region from Homalodisca vitripennis isolate AUS2020 chromosome 6, UT_GWSS_2.1, whole genome shotgun sequence encodes:
- the LOC124365468 gene encoding uncharacterized protein K02A2.6-like, with translation MVEDGVVFKGTKVVIPNGMKTDIIKAIHTGHQGIQSCYQRARESLYWPNMFEDLIDFIRSCTVCQSQSRAEIKEPIKSKQIPIRPWEVTAANYFKFKGKSYLVLGDSYSGYFELAEVSSSSYATIKQLKSWFAVHGVPAVLESDNMPFNSAEFKTFSKRWGFEQSISSPNFPRANGLAERFVQTAKNLVRRCYQDGTDLFEALLNHRKHSTITRSRFSSTKANV, from the coding sequence ATGGTTGAAGATGGAGTTGTGTTCAAAGGAACCAAAGTTGTAATTCCAAATGGTATGAAAACGGATATTATCAAAGCTATTCATACTGGACATCAAGGAATTCAATCTTGTTATCAAAGGGCAAGAGAATCCTTGTACTGGCCCAACATGTTTGAAGATTTGATTGACTTCATACGATCATGCACAGTATGCCAAAGTCAGAGCAGGGCAGAAATAAAAGAACCcatcaaaagtaaacaaattccAATCAGGCCATGGGAGGTTACAGCAGCTAATTATTTCAAGTTCAAAGGCAAAAGTTACCTTGTTCTTGGTGACAGCTACTCTGGTTACTTCGAACTCGCTGAAGTGTCGTCAAGTAGTTATGCAACTATCAAACAGTTGAAGTCATGGTTTGCTGTTCATGGTGTACCAGCTGTACTGGAATCAGATAACATGCCTTTCAATTCAGcagagtttaaaacattttcaaaacgatGGGGATTTGAACAGTCCATATCCTCTCCAAACTTCCCAAGAGCAAACGGATTGGCAGAGAGGTTTGTTCAGACAGCGAAAAACTTGGTCAGGCGATGTTATCAAGACGGAACAGATTTATTTGAAGCTCTGTTGAATCATAGAAAACACTCCACGATCACCAGATCTAGGTTCTCCAGCACAAAGGCTAATGTCTAG